From Gossypium raimondii isolate GPD5lz chromosome 11, ASM2569854v1, whole genome shotgun sequence:
aatgaaaaagaaaggaatgAAAGATTATAAAAGAGGAAGGTTACCATAAATCATCTCTTTCGAAGAATTTTCATGTATATGTCATTCTCATTTCTCATTAGAAAGGAAGAAAAGTAGTTGGAGAAATGAATTGGATTAGGAACATGAGGAGAGTAAAGAGTCCACGAACCACGATTGACAAATAAGCGTATTGTATAGCCAACATCAGCTGATTTACTGCTCTTACTTCACTACATTTGAACCATTAATTCCTAATCACAAACATCAGCCCAATAATTGATTCAAGCTAGAGTAACAAACAATTTCTAACTAcagtgaataaataaataaacctgCAGACTGAAACCGCCGGAGAGCAGAGTCCTGTCCAAAAGCTGTGGTGTCCGTTTCCTTTAAGTCTCAACCAAAGTTGCAGAAAGCCAGACGCTAAAATACTAAACCTAGCTAGcccaaaacggtaccgttttttGCTCCAATCTCGTTTACCTTAAGGTGTTTATCTTGGTAATTGATATTTTGCTCAAATCTTTCAACAAGTAAATATTGCAGCTTTTAAAAttgtgggtttttttttttttgcttgcttGCTTAATCCATGGCTTCTTCCATGCTTAATGGAGCAGAAAGCTTCACTCTCATTAGGGGGGTAACCCCAAGAAGGGTTGATTTTTTTGGGTCAGGTAATGGCTCCAAAGTGCGGCTTATCAGCATCAAGGCCAGCTTCACAACCAAGATTCATACAACACAAAAAAGAGGCTTTTTGGTTCTACAGGTTCCTCTCAATTATATATGACCATGTGATAAACCCTGGTCACTGGACTGAAGACATGAGGGATGATGCACTTGAGCCAGCCGATCTCAACAACAGGAACATGATTGTTGTAGATGTTGGTGGTGGAACTGGTTTCACTACTTTGGGTATCGTTAAGCATGTGGATGCTAAGAATGTTACAATACTCGACCAATCTCCGCACCAGCTTGCCAAGGCTAAGCAAAAGGAGTCTTTGAAGGAGTGCAGGATAATTGAAGGTGATGCAGAAGATCTCCCCTTCCGTACTGATTATGCCGACAGATATGTGTCTGCTGGCAGGTACATTTTTCCAACTCTTTTGGTGTTACTGGAATTTGTTTGCTTGAAATGCACTGACTATATGTTTTCACAATAAGATGTAAAATTTTGGGGGTTTGTGGTTGGATGGTGCTCTTTGTAATTGTTATGCACGATGGCTTAATTGGCCTTGTCATTATAGATTGGTTTTATTGTTCTTGTCTCAACGATATGGTTTTGTAGAAGATATTGTCAATTGGGGCATCTCGGAGTATATAAtctataatcataaaatatggTAATTTGCTAGCTGGTTTGCATGGatgatttattttgaatttaagggAGGGGAGATGGTAACTTGGTGAAGTTTTATTGGGATCATGCTGTTATGTTTTTCAGCATAGAGTACTGGCCAGACCCACAACGGGGCATCAAGGAAGCATACAGGGTGTTGAAACTAGGAGGAAAAGCTTGTCTGATTGGTCCTGTGTACCCGACATTCTGGTTGTCACGCTTCTTTGCGGATGTTTGGATGCTTTTCCCTAAGGAGGAAGAGTACATTGACTGGTTTGAAAAGGCTGGATTTAAGGATGTCCAACTCAAAAGGATTGGCCCTAAGTGGTATCGTGGAGTTCGCAGACATGGTTTGATCATGGGGTGCTCTGTAACTGGTGTCAAACCTGCATCTGGGGACTCTCCTTTGCAGGTAATCACTTTTTGATGTGGTCAATGGCTCGCTGCATCATTTAGTTGAACTTTTTCTCTATTGTTGACCATGCATGTATTGTATATCTTGTACATCCCGTATTATGAGCAAAGGATTTGATATCTGAGGTAAGGGTATTGTACATAGTTCCCCTATGTTAGCCTCCAGTTTAAGGACTCATAATCATAAGCTATAATTACTCTGTTGGAACTGCCTCAATCTCCTTGTCTCCAATATTGTTGAAATTCTGGTTCTGCTTTTGCTGTTTGCTCAGCATCAACTCTCAATCACCggtttataaatattaaattttcttcCCCTTGGTAACTAGTAACTAAACATAAGTCACTCCCCTTCCCTCTTTCTTTCATAATATGAAGTCATTGTATCGAGTACATTCTACATGGGTACTTTGTGTGTGTGGTGCAAAACAATATCCTTCGATATTGCAGGTTACTTAATCCTTTTTTCTATGAGGCCTCCGCTTGTTGGTTAAGGCGGAAGTCTTGGGTCTTTGAATATCTAAGTTCGAGTTCACCATACGCAATTGCGATATTTGGGTTTCCAGTCCTACCATGTGTGAATTTTGTCCGGTTTGGTCTGAATCTTTCCAGTTCTTCATCCACGTACTAGTTTGATTCTACATTGTAATTGGGTGGACTTTTATTTGTACTTGTATTGTATTTGTAATAGTGAAACTTTCAGAAAATAGCATTTCATGTAGACGTGAGGCCTATTTTATCGTGTTACTAAACTCTCTTGGCTTTCATTTATCATTCTTTTTCAGCTTGGCCCGAAGGCAGAGGATGTATCGAAACCAATAAACCCATTAACATTCCTGTTGCGCTTTATACTGGGTACCATGGCAGCTACGTATTATGTATTGGTCCCTATCTATATGTGGTTGAAGGATCAAATTGTGCCGGAAGGTCAACCAATCTAAACAGCGGCCGTACCTGCTGCTGCCCCTTCCAAGTTGCCTATATTTCTTTAGTCATGTGTTTTATCATCTTCTAGCTATGTGTTTTATCATCTAATATTATCCTGTTCTTAATTCAGATCTTCAAGCCTGTTTTCGTGTAACATATTAGCTTTCTGTTTTCTTTGTTCAAAGCTGAATTATCATAGATAAACAAgagattagaaaataaaaaagtccAGAGATCAGCCTAGGGATCAATTCAGCAGATCAGCCTCTATGAACAAGTTTACCATATTAGCTTTCTGAAACATACTAGAGGCAGAGGGGGTAATTGGCAAATGTTTGTGGTAGCATTTTCATTACCCGTTTCGTTTCTTACTTTTTAAGTGAAGCTTGTTGCCCTTGTTTAATTTGCATCTCCCAAAGCCGTCTGGTTTTTTACTACATGGCAGCGAAATATGAGCCTCTGATTCGCAATTTCAGTACATCCGTTAAAATTGTCAATAAGCAATGCGGTAATcagttttcataaaattaaaaaaaaattcataaatacaaataaataataacaattagttCAAACAATTTTGTAATGGATCTTTTACCCTGTCTAGTCAGTCTTGTTTACTAGTTCAACAAATTTTCTCTTACGTTTTTGGGTTTTATGGTATGAGTTAAATAGATTGGATATTTGATTTTCGGTTCAATCGGTTGGTTCGATTTGAATATgataatcataattaatatcGATATAGAAATTGTAAAGTAAGGAATTCTTCTTGATGAtataaaaccaattaaaatcctTTTCTAGtattattaaataatgaatagtttttgtttttggtatgACCGAAGTATTTTTCATTCGAGATTTATGATTATCATCTCACAATAAAAGCGCAATGTGTTGATCACTACACTCTAATCAATAGTTTTTGATTTTGTCCATCATTTAAAATTcgtttaatttttctatatctacaaaataaaagcaaatagtCTTAAATCAAATTCCTTTAAGTTATAAAGCCAAAACTATaggttttcttctttgaaaCGCGTAAGATGTTCAGAACCCCAAAAAAAAGACGCGTAAGAAGTAGACATATGAGAGGGGGAAAAAGTGATTAAATGAATGTTTGCTGAATATGGTTGCCAATATTTGCTCCAATTACCATTATTTTTGGTGAAGGAAAGAAATTGCATCCGTGTGAAACCTGAATCCTATGCTAGAAAAATCTTCATGTTACAATAACCACTCTGACCAGAATTAGTTGAATGTAGCATTTTTTATTCcttcctttttaaaataaaggaggaGAAGGGAGAgtcaaaatttatatgattatataatttttaaacacgATTATGATTATGATATGAGAAGAAATAGAGAGATATAAGATCTACTTCATCAAAGATTATGATGTGAACCCAAAAAAAAGGGTagtaattaaagataaaaagtCATGGTGTAGCTGAATTTGGGTTGGAATGCCAAGTCCAAGACACAGAATTTGATGGAAATTCTAAACCTTTTTCCTGGGAGTTGATTCAAGGCTTCAATTacttttctgaaaaaattaATGCTTTGAATGGAATTCAAACTCAAGCGTGTTTGAATATTTCCAATTCCTTTTGGCTGAAGTATACCAACTCCCCTATTTATATTCTATTCTTCCATTCAAGGAGGCAACTAACTTATTCCTCTACCTTTCATTTCTTTCCTATTTCATCGCTAAATCCAGAATGGCAGATACATTGACAGAAGATCAAATTTCTGAGTTTCGTGAAGCCTTTTGCTTGATCGATAAAGATTCAGATGGTACGCACATACTGTCGTTTTCTGTCTTAATCAGTATTAGTGAAGATTAAGTTTACCCTTCACACCTATATTTTGAACATTAATGCAGGGTTCATTACCATGGGAGAGTTGGCAGCAGTGATCCGGACATTAGATGTAAACCCTACAAAGGATGTTCAAGGCATGTTCAGTGAGGCTAATGTTGAAGGAAATGGGAAGACCATCGATTTCAAAGATTTCTTAAATATTATGGCAAGTAAAATGAAggtaaattttaaacaatttttatttgcAAGTGatgctctttttttctttttaagcttAACAAAGTGGAGAATGAAGCATGGACATAAATGTGACAGGAAAACTTGATGGATGAACTACAAGAAGCTTTCAAAGTATTTGACAGAGATGAAGATGGATTCATATCAGCAAACGAGGTAAAAACATTGCTTACCCATCACTTATCTAATTTGACAAGTGGAGGGAATTCATATTGAATTAAATGCCATGCAGTTGAGACAAGTGATGATGAATCTGGGAGAAAGACTAACAATGGAAGAAGCAGAGCAGATGATAAGAGAAGCCGACGTGGATGGAGATGGAGTAGTCAGCTATGAGGAGTTTGcaaggatgatgatgatggccTTCTAAATACCTCTAACTCATTTTCCAGTTAttcttttaaccttttttttttttttttggagaatGGAATTACATCTCCTATATCCTCACCTTGTACCATACTGCAAATAActctccttttttttatctttcgaTATTCCATAGTCtcgttaaatttaaatttaagttaaattaaacctttaaatgaagtcaagttttttaattttgttttctttgtccACGTTAGTCCAATTCTAAAAGTCaagtttttttctctttccttttacAACACGTTTATTTATTGaatggtaaattattattttgtttggttgaatgtaatacCTATTTAGTAAGATGGTTATTATTTTCCTATTCCTTATCTTCCGAAATAGCAATTCTTTAATATCATCCTAGTCCATGCaacattaaataacaaaaccaaattaatttttaagttaatcctttaaaatttggactcaaaaatataaaaataaaatatttgaattgctttaatataatttaatataaaataagtatattaagtaattattaagcatgttgttaaattatatttaataaaaatcctattaaaatttaacaataataacaattatcatCTACCTAACAAAAATTATGCTAAGGATACTCTTATCATTTCAGTTTTTTCCTTACACTATTACAACatctatttattcaattaaatacaagaatactattacagttctattccattctaTTCAACTAAACAATTGAATTTCTAATTAACTCTATTACATTACAGTGCTATCTATTCTACTGAGCCAAACGTGTCGTTAATGTTTAAACATTgggattattatttttttggcaaaaaaaaaggttaagggtgcaaaaagccctcaaactttttcaaaaaaataagtaagcccctggttttttttttacactcaatttggtacttgaactttcaaaatgcataaaaaaaaaaccttcaaactttttcaaaaaaagtaattaagcccttgatttttctttttgcattcaattggatacttgaactgttaaattcatcaaaaaggCTCTTTGACCGTTAACTTTAACAGTCAACTGCccctttttttcaattaaagttatCCTGTGTCATAACCACAGCGTCACATGTggcaaaaattataaataaataaaaattataaaattttaataaaaaagtatttaaaatttatgaaaaattagaaaaaaaatttataaaaattgtaaaaaaattataaaattttatcaaaatcataaataattataaaatacatcaaaaagaCCCTTTAACTATTGACTTTAACCGTTGATTGTTAAAGCTAACAACCCCAGATTTTTTTCTGTTAAAGCTATCATGTGATGCAACACAACatgatatatgatttaaaaataataaaaataaaaatcaataaaagttatagaaaattataaaatgtttcttttagtatgatagttttataattttttacaaattttatattttttacatttttataattttcttacgactttataaaaatttatattttttctatatttgtatatattttattttattttacaattttataatttttcctaatttttatatttttaaattttaaaaaatttaaaatttaatcattttacaacttttatttatttttatttttatctttttttccaTGTCACGTTGTGGTTGTGGCACAAGtgggtttaattaaaaaagttaaggCGATTCAAGTATTCAATTGGATGCAAAAAATAGGGACTTAATtgctatttttgaaaaattttaggtattttattatattgtgaaaattcaaaatacccAAGTAAGTGTAAAaaatagggtttaaaatttttttaatttgagagCTTTTACTAagccaaaaaaaattgaagttaataGAAGTAGTGATATAATAACCAttttcattacaatttaaaaaagtatataacatgtataaaataatatataacacgacaaataaattgttttataaagtTTAAGGTATAAAACtcacaatatttaaaaattccgAATATTAAATTTCCATTTTGGCCAGAGGAATATTaattacttactaaaataaattaattaacatataagtATATTAGATTTATATCCGTATAAGACCTACTTGattaaagtttttttcttttcggtaTT
This genomic window contains:
- the LOC105803145 gene encoding calmodulin, with amino-acid sequence MADTLTEDQISEFREAFCLIDKDSDGFITMGELAAVIRTLDVNPTKDVQGMFSEANVEGNGKTIDFKDFLNIMASKMKENLMDELQEAFKVFDRDEDGFISANELRQVMMNLGERLTMEEAEQMIREADVDGDGVVSYEEFARMMMMAF
- the LOC105803144 gene encoding LOW QUALITY PROTEIN: 2-methyl-6-phytyl-1,4-hydroquinone methyltransferase, chloroplastic (The sequence of the model RefSeq protein was modified relative to this genomic sequence to represent the inferred CDS: inserted 2 bases in 1 codon); this encodes MASSMLNGAESFTLIRGVTPRRVDFFGSGXMAPKCGLSASRPASQPRFIQHKKEAFWFYRFLSIIYDHVINPGHWTEDMRDDALEPADLNNRNMIVVDVGGGTGFTTLGIVKHVDAKNVTILDQSPHQLAKAKQKESLKECRIIEGDAEDLPFRTDYADRYVSAGSIEYWPDPQRGIKEAYRVLKLGGKACLIGPVYPTFWLSRFFADVWMLFPKEEEYIDWFEKAGFKDVQLKRIGPKWYRGVRRHGLIMGCSVTGVKPASGDSPLQLGPKAEDVSKPINPLTFLLRFILGTMAATYYVLVPIYMWLKDQIVPEGQPI